The following are from one region of the Magallana gigas chromosome 4, xbMagGiga1.1, whole genome shotgun sequence genome:
- the LOC136274769 gene encoding complement C1q tumor necrosis factor-related protein 3-like: MTRIYYLLMSFPLLVAVTAHATPQQVVTRYNNYKAICNGMGYENVRCKDPIAFQSSLTKTLQNLKNQETVIFDKVSLNEGGAYDNISGIFTAPLDGIFSFTWTMLTTAGKYFVTEIVLNGQKVALNQTDGRGHDGYPMSTSHANIKMKKGDKVWIRTNGTSGQHAHGGWCYFSGAKL, from the exons ATGACAag AATCTACTATTTGTTGATGAGCTTCCCTCTTCTTGTGGCGGTAACTGCACATGCAACGCCTCAACAAGTGGTGACTAGATATAACAACTACAAGGCGATATGTAATGGAATGGGTTATGAAAATGTGCGCTGCAAAG ATCCGATTGCTTTCCAATCTTCACTTACCAAGACATTGCAAAACTTGAAGAACCAGGAGACTGTGATCTTTGATAAAGTTTCATTAAACGAAGGAGGCGCTTACGACAATATCTCCGGAATATTTACAGCACCTTTGGACGGAATCTTTTCCTTTACATGGACAATGTTAACAACAGCTGGAAAATATTTCGTCACTGAAATTGTGCTGAATGGCCAAAAAGTTGCATTAAATCAAACCGATGGAAGGGGTCACGATGGATATCCTATGTCAACCTCACATGCTAACATCAAAATGAAGAAAGGCGATAAGGTCTGGATCAGGACCAATGGTACCTCTGGGCAGCATGCCCATGGAGGTTGGTGTTACTTTTCTGGAGCAAAATTGTAG